From Solanum lycopersicum chromosome 8, SLM_r2.1, the proteins below share one genomic window:
- the LOC101261541 gene encoding uncharacterized protein, with the protein MATVETNDAASELRSQFLQVLRSRRPSEVPLSVIPGKPVKDPFFQESPKPTFSEAMASCPKEDIPNSNELLQEENFYLTTEEGGQGILPVLVLSMKESEKKRRPTIVFLHSTNKCKEWLRPLLEGYASRGYIAVAIDSRYHGERATSITTYRESLVSSWKNGDTMPFIFDSVWDLIKLVDYLTEREDVDPSKIGITGESLGGMHAWFAAFVDTRYSVVVPIIGVQGFGWAIEHDKWQARVNSIKAIFEEASADLDKSAIDKEVVQKVWDRIAPGLASQFDAPYTVPTIAPRPLLILNGADDPRCPLGGLEIPESRTLEAYEKANCTQNFKLIAQPGIGHQMTPLMVKEASDWFDRFLKV; encoded by the exons ATGGCGACGGTGGAGACAAACGACGCTGCTTCTGAGCTCCGATCTCAGTTCCTCCAAGTCCTTCGGAGCCGTCGTCCTTCTGAAg TTCCACTATCTGTAATACCTGGAAAACCTGTGAAGGATCCGTTCTTTCAGGAATCTCCAAAGCCAACCTTCAGTGAG GCAATGGCATCATGCCCGAAGGAAGATATACCCAATTCTAATGAACTGCTTCAAGAGGAAAATTTCTACCTGACTACTGAG GAAGGAGGGCAAGGGATCTTGCCTGTATTGGTATTGAGCATGAAAGAAAGTGAAAAGAAAAGGAGGCCCACTATTGTTTTCCTGCATAGTACAAACAAATGCAAAGAGTGGTTGAGGCCATTGCTTGAG GGATATGCTTCAAGGGGATATATTGCTGTTGCAATTGATTCTCGATACCACGGAGAACGTGCAACCAGCATCACAACCTATCGAGAG TCCCTAGTGTCATCATGGAAAAATGGAGATACAATGCCGTTCATATTTGATTCg GTTTGGGACTTGATAAAACTGGTAGATTATCTTACTGAGAGGGAAGATGTTGACCCGTCAAAGATAGGAATCACTGGCGAGTCTCTTGGAG GTATGCATGCTTGGTTTGCCGCATTTGTTGACACTCGCTATTCTGTGGTTGTCCCCATAATTGGTGTTCAG GGTTTTGGATGGGCAATTGAGCATGATAAGTGGCAAGCAAGAGTGAACAGTATCAAGGCTATCTTTGAAG AAGCAAGTGCTGATTTAGACAAGAGTGCTATTGATAAAGAAGTAGTTCAGAAG GTCTGGGATAGGATTGCCCCGGGTTTGGCATCTCAATTTGATGCACCATACACAGTACCAACTATTGCACCACGGCCATTACTGATTTTAAATG GGGCAGATGATCCTCGTTGCCCACTAGGTGGCCTTGAAATTCCAGAATCAAGAACTCTCGAAGCTTATGAAAAGGCTAACTGTACTCAGAATTTCAAG cTGATAGCGCAACCTGGAATTGGTCATCAAATGACACCATTGATGGTAAAAGAAGCAAGTGACTGGTTTGACAGATTTCTTAAAGTATAA